A window of the Lactuca sativa cultivar Salinas chromosome 5, Lsat_Salinas_v11, whole genome shotgun sequence genome harbors these coding sequences:
- the LOC111921071 gene encoding uncharacterized protein LOC111921071, translating into MEKASTIVLNELCSTSVISGLLIKIGDPSQLTFPCEFGNSTSINALANSGESINLMPYSFYKKLGLPRLQDMKMTLRMADHTITNPRRIIEDLLVKLGNFVFLVDFVVLYMKENEYLPIILARPFLSTARSLVDIHESKLTLCIEDEELTFKMRCGELEEPTMVKMELDEKKSNKVKGKNKRVKCKHEGYATQKKKENPKKKA; encoded by the exons ATGGAAAAAGCTTCAACCATTGTGTTAAATGAGTTATGTTCAACTTCGGTTATTAGTGGGTTGCTAATCAAAATAGGAGATCCTAGCCAGCTAActtttccttgtgaatttggaaattCTACTTCTATAAATGCTTTAGCTAATTCAGGGGAAAGCATTAATCTTATGCCATACTCTTTCTACAAGAAGCTTGGTCTACCAAGGCTCCAAGACATGAAGATGACACTTAGAATGGCGGATCACACAATCACTAACCCACGTAGAATTATTGAAGACTTGTTGGTGAAGTTAGggaattttgtttttcttgttgaTTTTGTGGTATTATATATGAAAGAAAATGAATACCTTCCTATAATTTTGGCAAGACCATTCTTGAGTACCGCTAGATCACTTGTTGATATCCACGAATCAAAGCTCACACTTTGTATAGAAGATGAGGAACTTACTTTCAAAATGAGAT GTGGTGAATTAGAGGAGCCAACAATGGTCAAGATGGAGTTAGATGAGAAGAAGAGTAACAAGGTGAAAGGAAAGAACAAACGGGTGAAGTGTAAACATGAAGGATACGCTACTCAAAAGAAGAAGGAAAATCCGAaaaaaaaagcataa